A genomic segment from Lignipirellula cremea encodes:
- a CDS encoding heparinase II/III family protein translates to MPASSPFKSLPPMIRSRYRLLPGIAFLLLLSVVALTSVAVNPAAQAADSVAHFVLQEHLGHAWSHECVSFPLTPAQATQAGQGTPLVDNDGQPVAYQLQPAIGEQSPRLWLQTDLPPLATRAFHFDRQAKAAESADLKIQESPTELRIENGLTGVVLRKTLTAGEGPIARFRLRSGQWTGGSSLIGGAAVTQYTVEVTARGPVFIEVQCRVQFADEGKWSLRFRLESQEPVLLVEEHFDAPGGGDFRVSLGDADYGPTDLLYRAGGVDDTGKVKTYTLTDGRAFLLEPWLHWWNEDRRGSWCALYTAAPPAEISIDQPTDNKEKSSADELLGGLAKKPRVDPHPNMLMIGLLRPSLWKDPQWSGKAAHVSLPVSMQIQDGVARVAFPLGGGRRQWLLGAPEKATSLAVLAEKNRKAAPEPQRLLIKHGDFPLDEVKDYVLTWEGDHQQYPRLLIGKDDLPALRQSLVSDPRERRRWEREQPIDKYNIGDPLKEYYASGSAILGDRIVSRTDEWLQSVVLDDLLEQHGRVTLGVAPHNQAVLLLPTLNLADSALGVESLTPELRKRFLAQLAFLGYVVNRADYWSPERGFSANPNMTTTVAQYKVTIASLLPSHPLAREWADQGLGTLRYQLDAWSDEDGGWLEAPHYAMVSYDHMLGAFLMAARAGFGNHLYEDRMRKVAEWFASISTPPDAHTGGFRHLPPIGNTYHGESTGMFGIVAGVWKKRDPQFAARMEWMCQQHGSPDLGLGWSFPSMTGYKDLLKAHGVKPQQPDYGSAWFRKTGVVLRNQLGSGRETYLHLIAGSHHEHYDYDSGSIVIWGKGRVLADDWGYIGRHSQKYHNLLSSPASGGNMQVTDFSTQPAFDYVSGRKGAWQRQIGFVKDRDPLGPSFFLLRDTHAAAEPAVWRMWLTAQPAVSDKPDAPDFPEPGVPAGKPPAVEGLGDIFSELSEAKKKKTVAPPRPVQIHDQGVTVTGADDVDFDLFFYQPEQLNLTTQTEYQDMTVGNRDGKVGPLRLTQTALVATLKSPGAVVCLVYPRLKGEAPPQVLWHAEGRIAEVKTRFGTDYAVLAPPAENTAELSAGALQTADKKLAFQGVAGAAQLRGDKLTLTLGAAGQIQLGQQTLSDKAAAAEAFDR, encoded by the coding sequence TTGCCCACTTCGTTCTGCAGGAACATTTGGGCCATGCCTGGAGCCATGAGTGCGTATCATTCCCGCTGACGCCCGCCCAGGCGACGCAGGCAGGGCAAGGGACGCCGCTGGTCGACAACGACGGGCAGCCGGTCGCTTACCAGCTGCAGCCGGCCATCGGTGAGCAGTCGCCGCGACTCTGGTTGCAGACCGATCTGCCGCCGCTGGCGACCCGGGCGTTCCACTTCGACCGCCAGGCCAAGGCGGCGGAGAGCGCCGACCTGAAGATCCAGGAGTCGCCCACCGAATTGCGGATCGAGAATGGCCTGACCGGCGTGGTGCTGCGGAAAACTCTGACCGCCGGCGAGGGACCGATTGCCCGCTTCCGCCTGCGCAGCGGCCAGTGGACGGGCGGCTCGTCGTTGATCGGCGGCGCGGCCGTGACGCAGTATACGGTCGAAGTGACGGCCCGTGGCCCCGTGTTTATCGAGGTCCAATGCCGAGTGCAGTTTGCCGACGAAGGGAAGTGGAGCTTACGCTTCCGGCTGGAAAGCCAGGAGCCGGTCCTGCTGGTCGAAGAACATTTTGACGCCCCCGGCGGCGGCGACTTCCGCGTGTCACTGGGCGACGCCGATTACGGCCCGACCGATCTGCTGTATCGGGCCGGCGGCGTCGACGACACAGGCAAGGTCAAAACCTACACGTTGACCGACGGCAGGGCGTTTCTGCTGGAGCCGTGGCTGCACTGGTGGAACGAGGATCGCCGCGGCAGCTGGTGCGCGCTCTACACGGCCGCCCCGCCGGCGGAGATTTCCATCGACCAGCCGACCGACAACAAAGAGAAAAGCTCGGCCGACGAACTGCTGGGCGGGCTGGCCAAAAAGCCCCGCGTCGATCCGCACCCCAACATGCTGATGATCGGCCTGCTGCGTCCCAGCCTGTGGAAAGACCCCCAGTGGTCCGGCAAAGCGGCCCACGTTTCCCTGCCCGTTTCCATGCAGATCCAGGACGGCGTCGCCCGCGTCGCGTTCCCGCTGGGCGGCGGCCGTCGACAGTGGCTGCTCGGTGCGCCGGAGAAAGCGACCAGCCTGGCAGTGCTCGCCGAGAAGAACCGCAAGGCGGCGCCCGAACCGCAACGGCTGCTGATTAAACACGGCGACTTTCCGCTCGACGAAGTCAAAGATTACGTCCTCACCTGGGAGGGCGACCACCAGCAGTACCCGCGGCTGCTGATCGGGAAAGACGATCTGCCCGCCCTGCGCCAGTCGCTGGTGTCCGACCCGCGGGAACGGCGCCGCTGGGAAAGGGAACAGCCGATCGACAAGTACAACATCGGCGATCCGCTCAAAGAGTACTACGCCTCGGGCTCCGCCATCCTGGGAGATCGGATCGTCAGCCGAACCGACGAGTGGCTGCAGTCGGTCGTCCTGGACGACCTGCTAGAGCAGCATGGCCGCGTCACGCTCGGCGTCGCCCCGCATAACCAGGCGGTGCTGCTGCTGCCCACGCTCAACCTGGCCGATTCGGCCCTGGGAGTGGAATCACTCACGCCCGAACTGCGCAAGCGTTTCCTGGCGCAGCTGGCGTTCCTGGGCTACGTGGTGAACCGGGCCGACTACTGGTCGCCGGAACGCGGCTTCTCTGCCAATCCCAACATGACCACGACCGTGGCGCAGTACAAGGTAACCATCGCCTCGCTGCTGCCTTCGCATCCGCTGGCCCGGGAATGGGCCGACCAGGGGCTGGGCACGCTGCGTTACCAGCTGGACGCCTGGTCCGACGAAGACGGCGGCTGGCTCGAGGCGCCGCATTACGCCATGGTCTCTTACGACCATATGCTGGGCGCCTTTCTCATGGCGGCCCGCGCCGGATTCGGCAATCATCTGTACGAAGACCGCATGCGTAAAGTGGCGGAGTGGTTCGCCAGCATCTCGACGCCGCCCGACGCCCATACGGGCGGCTTCCGCCATCTGCCGCCGATCGGCAACACCTATCACGGCGAATCGACCGGCATGTTCGGCATTGTGGCCGGCGTCTGGAAAAAACGCGACCCGCAGTTCGCCGCCCGAATGGAATGGATGTGCCAGCAGCACGGCTCGCCCGACCTGGGTCTGGGCTGGAGCTTCCCCAGCATGACGGGCTACAAGGACCTGCTCAAAGCGCACGGCGTGAAACCACAGCAGCCCGACTATGGCAGCGCCTGGTTCCGCAAAACGGGCGTGGTGCTGCGGAACCAGCTCGGCTCCGGCAGGGAGACGTACCTGCACCTGATCGCCGGCTCCCACCATGAGCATTACGACTATGACTCCGGCAGCATCGTGATCTGGGGGAAAGGCCGCGTGCTGGCCGACGACTGGGGTTATATCGGTCGTCACTCGCAAAAGTATCACAACCTGCTCTCCTCGCCCGCCAGCGGCGGCAACATGCAGGTGACCGACTTCTCGACCCAGCCGGCCTTTGATTATGTGTCCGGCCGCAAGGGAGCCTGGCAGCGGCAGATCGGCTTTGTCAAGGATCGTGATCCACTGGGCCCCAGCTTCTTCCTGCTGCGGGATACGCACGCCGCGGCGGAACCGGCCGTCTGGCGAATGTGGCTGACTGCCCAGCCGGCCGTGTCCGACAAACCGGACGCCCCCGACTTTCCCGAGCCGGGCGTCCCCGCCGGCAAGCCGCCCGCCGTCGAAGGGCTGGGCGATATCTTTTCCGAACTCTCCGAAGCGAAGAAAAAGAAGACCGTCGCTCCCCCCAGACCGGTCCAGATCCATGACCAGGGCGTGACCGTCACCGGCGCCGACGACGTCGACTTTGACCTGTTCTTCTATCAGCCCGAACAGCTCAACCTGACCACGCAGACCGAATACCAGGATATGACGGTCGGCAATCGCGACGGCAAAGTCGGGCCGCTGCGTCTCACACAAACGGCCCTGGTCGCCACGCTGAAAAGCCCCGGCGCCGTGGTCTGCCTGGTCTATCCGCGACTCAAAGGAGAAGCCCCGCCGCAGGTCCTCTGGCATGCGGAAGGACGGATCGCCGAAGTGAAGACCCGTTTCGGAACCGATTACGCCGTGCTGGCTCCGCCTGCAGAGAATACAGCCGAACTGTCGGCCGGCGCGCTACAGACGGCCGATAAAAAGCTCGCGTTCCAGGGCGTCGCCGGCGCGGCCCAGCTGCGCGGCGACAAGCTCACCCTGACGCTGGGAGCGGCCGGACAGATCCAGCTCGGCCAGCAAACACTGTCCGACAAGGCGGCCGCCGCCGAAGCGTTCGATCGTTGA